The proteins below are encoded in one region of Levilactobacillus namurensis:
- the topA gene encoding type I DNA topoisomerase: MPTKATTKTTPRKRKKTQKKLVIVESPAKAKTIEKYLGRTYKVVPSLGHVRDLPKSSMGIDFEHNYDPHYISIRGKGDVIKGLRSEAKKAKAVYLASDPDREGESIAWHLAHLLNLDVTDKNRVTFNEITKDAVKEAFKTPRTIDMDLVNAQQARRILDRLVGYSISPLLWKKVKKGLSAGRVQSIALALIIQRENEIKAFQPEEYWTIDGDFKKGRSQFAASFYGLNGKKKGLKDNAAVQAILQQVDKNAPFAITNVVRKERKRSPQPPFTTSSMQQDANRKLNFRTRKTMMAAQQLYEGINLGKEGTQGLITYMRTDSTRISSLAKHEASTFLHEKYGAEYAATKPIKGKLPEGAQDAHEAIRPTSVFRTPASLKERLNKDQFRLYQLIWNRFVASQMTNAIMDTMAVTIEQNGVTFRANGSKMKFDGFLKIYKDGKEKDNLLPDLEIGDAVNLAKTDPAQHFTQPPARYSEANLIKALEENGVGRPSTYAPTLDTIQRRYYVKLVGRRFEPTELGEIVDKIIKDYFPDIVNVGFTADLEDELDGIEAGKQDWVKVVDDFYKPFSTEVAHAEDAIEKIQIRDEPAGFDCDICGAPMVIKMGRYGKFYACSRFPDCRNTKPIVKEIGVVCPVCHQGQVIERKSKKNRIFYGCSRYPDCDFVSWDKPVGRDCPKDGHYLVQKKIRGGSQIVCPNGDYEEAPQK, encoded by the coding sequence TTGCCAACCAAGGCGACAACTAAAACCACCCCGCGTAAGCGGAAAAAAACACAAAAAAAGTTGGTCATCGTGGAATCACCCGCGAAAGCCAAGACGATTGAAAAGTATCTCGGACGGACCTACAAGGTCGTTCCTAGTCTCGGACACGTTCGGGACTTGCCGAAGAGTTCGATGGGAATTGATTTTGAACACAACTATGATCCCCATTACATCTCGATTCGGGGAAAGGGTGACGTCATCAAGGGGCTCCGGTCCGAAGCCAAGAAGGCTAAGGCCGTTTATCTGGCATCTGACCCTGACCGGGAAGGTGAGTCCATTGCGTGGCATCTAGCCCACCTCTTGAACCTGGATGTGACCGACAAGAACCGGGTCACGTTCAACGAAATCACCAAGGATGCGGTCAAGGAAGCCTTCAAGACGCCTCGGACCATCGATATGGACCTGGTCAACGCCCAACAAGCACGGCGAATCCTGGACCGGTTAGTGGGGTATTCGATCTCGCCCTTGCTGTGGAAGAAAGTTAAGAAGGGACTTAGTGCCGGTCGGGTACAGTCCATCGCCTTAGCTTTGATCATTCAGCGGGAAAATGAGATCAAGGCCTTTCAACCGGAAGAGTATTGGACCATCGATGGCGACTTCAAGAAGGGCCGTTCCCAGTTTGCGGCCAGTTTCTATGGCCTAAACGGGAAAAAGAAGGGGCTCAAGGATAACGCCGCGGTCCAAGCAATCCTGCAACAGGTTGATAAGAACGCGCCGTTTGCGATTACCAACGTGGTACGTAAAGAACGTAAGCGCTCACCCCAACCACCGTTTACGACCAGTTCCATGCAACAGGACGCGAACCGGAAGTTGAACTTCCGGACGCGGAAGACCATGATGGCTGCTCAACAGCTGTATGAAGGGATCAACTTAGGAAAGGAAGGGACCCAGGGGCTGATTACCTATATGCGGACCGACTCGACGCGAATCTCGAGTTTGGCTAAGCATGAAGCCTCGACCTTCCTGCACGAAAAGTACGGTGCTGAGTATGCAGCGACGAAACCCATCAAGGGAAAGTTGCCAGAAGGGGCGCAAGACGCCCACGAAGCCATCCGGCCAACGTCCGTCTTCCGGACACCGGCGAGTCTCAAGGAACGGTTGAACAAGGACCAGTTCCGGTTGTACCAGCTGATCTGGAACCGGTTCGTTGCCAGCCAGATGACCAACGCCATTATGGACACCATGGCGGTTACGATCGAACAAAACGGTGTCACGTTCCGGGCGAACGGTTCGAAGATGAAGTTCGACGGGTTCTTGAAGATCTACAAGGACGGTAAGGAAAAGGATAACCTGTTACCAGACTTGGAGATCGGGGATGCGGTCAACCTGGCCAAGACAGACCCGGCTCAACACTTCACGCAGCCGCCAGCACGGTATTCTGAAGCCAACTTGATCAAGGCCTTGGAAGAAAACGGTGTGGGCCGGCCATCGACCTACGCCCCAACGCTGGATACGATTCAGCGGCGGTATTACGTGAAGCTTGTCGGTCGGCGCTTCGAGCCCACTGAGTTGGGTGAAATCGTCGATAAGATCATCAAGGACTACTTCCCAGACATCGTGAACGTTGGCTTTACGGCTGACCTGGAAGATGAGTTGGACGGGATCGAAGCCGGCAAGCAGGACTGGGTCAAGGTCGTCGACGACTTCTATAAGCCGTTCAGTACGGAAGTGGCTCACGCCGAAGACGCCATCGAAAAGATTCAAATTCGTGACGAACCGGCTGGGTTTGACTGTGACATCTGTGGCGCCCCCATGGTCATCAAGATGGGCCGTTACGGAAAGTTCTACGCCTGCTCACGGTTCCCAGATTGCCGGAATACGAAGCCAATCGTTAAGGAAATCGGGGTAGTTTGTCCCGTCTGTCATCAAGG
- the dprA gene encoding DNA-processing protein DprA — MHLTCRDFLIRLVLTPGVSRKVALICWRWMQDHQVTRLTDPGLADLLAHGDLTARQRQAIQLGLFSDQVTQQFALNTSRSQCLTLADAAYPVALREIYEPPVVLFCLGNLAHLSAPQLGVVGTRHPSAYAFRAMQAVLPAVVQCGVTIVSGMAQGVDTLAHQVALAHHGTTIAVVGTGLGRCYPAANRPLMAQLIRQQLVVSEYPWAAGPAKFHFVERNRVISGLSQSLLVVEAARRSGSLITANFALQENRNVLAIPGAIDVPNSVGTNELILAGAKPILNSEHIIEELLVDKRP, encoded by the coding sequence ATGCACCTGACTTGCCGTGATTTTTTGATTCGCCTGGTTCTGACTCCCGGGGTGAGTCGTAAGGTGGCCCTTATCTGTTGGCGTTGGATGCAAGACCACCAGGTAACTCGCCTGACGGATCCCGGACTGGCGGACTTGCTGGCACACGGGGATTTGACCGCCCGCCAGCGACAAGCCATTCAATTAGGACTCTTCAGCGACCAGGTGACGCAGCAGTTCGCCTTAAATACCAGTCGTAGTCAGTGCTTGACGCTGGCCGATGCCGCTTATCCCGTGGCCCTGCGAGAAATTTATGAGCCTCCAGTCGTGTTGTTTTGCCTGGGGAATCTGGCCCACTTATCCGCGCCGCAGTTAGGTGTCGTGGGGACCCGGCATCCGTCCGCCTATGCCTTTCGGGCGATGCAGGCGGTCTTGCCGGCCGTGGTTCAGTGTGGCGTGACCATCGTTTCCGGCATGGCTCAGGGGGTGGACACCCTGGCCCATCAGGTAGCATTGGCCCATCACGGGACCACTATTGCGGTGGTCGGAACTGGGTTAGGGCGGTGTTACCCGGCAGCTAATCGGCCGTTAATGGCGCAGTTGATCCGTCAACAGCTGGTGGTTTCGGAGTACCCGTGGGCGGCGGGACCGGCGAAGTTTCACTTCGTAGAACGGAATCGTGTGATTTCTGGGTTGTCCCAAAGTTTGTTGGTGGTCGAGGCGGCCCGGCGTTCCGGGTCGTTGATCACGGCTAACTTTGCCTTGCAAGAAAACCGCAACGTCCTTGCGATACCGGGCGCCATCGACGTTCCGAACTCGGTGGGAACCAACGAATTAATCTTGGCTGGCGCGAAACCAATCCTGAATTCCGAACATATAATAGAAGAACTTTTAGTTGACAAGCGCCCTTGA